The proteins below are encoded in one region of Festucalex cinctus isolate MCC-2025b chromosome 2, RoL_Fcin_1.0, whole genome shotgun sequence:
- the ccdc30 gene encoding uncharacterized protein ccdc30 isoform X2: protein MDHKEVHTELDLISARLQKDGLPPGASPEERQHHLWRRLLDTEAELQLSAQELRTLRSQQANEMKEVDNYVAHIRGLLQQRECITAGYERDNEQLQQELHHIRQQQEIQSKELAEMLAQEDLGEIGLSSPSEQVAYLLVERATLLERLEAAERRLERQSLSSNVKDVPIQGSSQTPWKKLFGLRRSAQNKNNITPAHSEELCYEQNERRRLERDLEEASSRLEMAHQEIRRLNNELDVAKSNSLDPCGSELQETLQELDILKKEVDKLKQCDMMKLQRAKEQSDRLDADNRSLREMVCSLESEKKSLLEQLEARVTDQDAFLKEDVRQNNSCIELYMSGFSTKESDSTHKRCHAVIEDRLVQVRELERQLQRLRKEQEELEERNEELEALLGEAQNASKEERLRHDGELEGLHRRIKNLEAELKKQETQEKLLKNGEEVKTTESFLQMHLRDSGSERMALLEARLTEEKDWRKQLELDLSAAQAALKKDKEALQIGERELKKLRLEVNSLTTECQQGKTLIKGLNQVKGEKAVLEEKIAQMERAHRRLQSEVEHHKNSNNTQRDLHDNRIQVEQLQEQADRLTKELSSLQTQHNTLRDEMASEQRQTAELQAKLSDSIQKKLEVEGEREKLELEIQQLQQHQGPVHLANEALSSNLKSPQLDPGFGSVEKTKDKCLDQSLSIVLSQRSEEAKHLKQDLQRVQNLFTSAERELRYEKEKNVDLKRHNTLLDNEKLKLSAELNQAQTKLAQVEQSLQTQMASSERQQQRIRELELELAHNSATRSVANSLQEELQAERARVITADKKVVELQQQLKTTQHQLRMEEARASESIRLERDSRDLSDTLSSLRAQQQEDHIKRKLLEQREEELQHQVRSLRLKEASLTRTNAELGHRAQQMEAELIKVREEIRDDQVCCRRLKDDLADSQLECDRMQGELKQVFLQLNTYVRKYNEKQSRHKTKLHQAKQVYLQATAQRDNTIQKLENDLSLASSLSNKEKESIQNVLEENEKLLEERRRLLLKISEAEEVGSNGMRTASTVQHRVIVLEAENVRLQDQTLRLSSQVTSLERALRNAQSFNNNETSKKVLCDSIMQTSNASLTSVSYDPWELLDAISRTKFENVTDGTRASVSTQQPSEQGYLNLVSPLFPPDNTLGSPNSSDDA from the exons ATGGACCACAAAGAG GTACATACGGAGCTGGACCTGATATCTGCACGGCTCCAGAAGGATGGTTTGCCACCAGGGGCCAGTCCGGAGGAGCGCCAGCACCACCTTTGGCGGCGGCTCCTCGACACTGAAGCCGAGCTGCAGCTGTCTGCCCAGGAGCTGCGTACTTTGCGCTCCCAGCAGGCCAACGAGATGAAGGAG GTGGACAACTATGTTGCGCATATCCGTGGTCTGCTGCAGCAGCGTGAGTGCATAACTGCTGGCTATGAAAGAGACAATGAACAACTGCAACAAGAGCTCCATCATATCAGACAGCAACAAG AGATTCAGAGCAAAGAGCTGGCAGAGATGTTGGCACAGGAAGACCTTGGCGAGATAGGCTTGAGCAGCCCCAGTGAACAAGTGGCTTACCTACTGGTGGAGAGGGCAACACTCCTGGAGAGGCTCGAGGCTGCCGAGAGAAGGCTGGAAAGGCAGAGTTTGTCTAGCAACGTAAAGGATGTCCCAATACAG GGTTCATCCCAGACTCCATGGAAGAAGCTGTTTGGGTTGCGCAGGTCTGCtcagaacaaaaacaatattaccCCT GCACACAGTGAGGAGCTGTGCTATGAGCAAAATGAACGCCGGCGGCTGGAGCGTGACTTGGAGGAGGCATCGAGCAGGCTGGAGATGGCTCATCAGGAAATCCGAAGGCTCAACAATGAGCTGGATGTGGCTAAAAGCAACAGCCTAGACCCCTGTG ggtctgAGCTTCAGGAGACACTCCAAGAACTAGACATTCTGAAGAAAGAAGTGGACAAACTGAAACAGTGCG atatgATGAAGCTGCAACGGGCCAAAGAGCAAAGTGACAGACTAGATGCTGACAACCGAAGTCTGAGGGAGATGGTGTGCTCTTTAGAGTCTGAGAAGAAAAGTCTTCTTGAGCAG CTGGAAGCAAGAGTCACAGACCAAGATGCTTTCCTGAAAGAGGATGTCAGGCAAAACAACAGTTGCATTGAACTGTACATGTCTGGTTTTTCAACTAAAGAATCTGATTCAACTCACAAACG CTGTCATGCAGTGATCGAGGACAGACTAGTTCAGGTGAGAGAGCTGGAGCGTCAACTCCAAAGACTACGCAAGGAGCAGGAGGAGCTGGAGGAAAGGAACGAGGAGCTGGAGGCTTTGCTTGGCGAGGCCCAGAATGCCAGCAAGGAGGAGAGGCTTCGACATGACGGAGAACTGGAGGGACTACATCGACGG ATCAAAAACCTCGAGGCAGAGCTGAAGAAGCAGGAAACTCAAGAAAAGCTGTTAAAGAATGGCGAAGAGGTCAAAACCACAGAGTCCTTCTTACAGATG CACCTACGGGACAGTGGCTCAGAAAGAATGGCTTTGCTGGAAGCTCGGCTGACAGAGGAGAAGGACTGGAGGAAACAACTAGAGCTCGACCTCAGTGCAGCTCAggctgccttaaaaaaagacaagGAG GCTTTGCAGATCGGTGAGAGAGAGCTGAAGAAGTTAAGACTTGAGGTTAACAGTCTCACGACTGAATGCCAACAAGGGAAAACTCTTATCAAGGGTCTCAACCAAGTCAAAGGGGAAAAGGCTGTTCTCGAGGAGAAG ATAGCCCAGATGGAGCGAGCTCACCGTCGACTCCAGAGTGAGGTGgaacatcacaaaaacagtaaTAATACCCAAAGGGACCTGCACGATAACAGAATACAGGTGGAGCAGCTACAGGAGCAGGCTGACCGGCTGACCAAAGAACTAAGTAGCCTTcagacacaacacaacacactcAG AGATGAGATGGCCTCTGAGCAGCGGCAGACTGCTGAGCTGCAGGCCAAGCTGAGCGACAGCATCCAGAAGAAGCTGGAGGTTGAAGGGGAAAGAGAGAAACTGGAGCTTGAGATACAACAACTGCAGCAGCATCAGGGACCTGTCCATTTGGCTAATGAAGCACTTAGCAGCAACTTGAAGTCACCCCAGTTAGACCCAGGTTTTGGTTCAGTGGAGAAGACCAAAGACAAATGCTTGGATCAG TCCCTGAGCATAGTCCTGAGTCAGAGGTCAGAGGAGGCTAAGCATTTGAAGCAAGACCTGCAAAGAGTACAGAACCTTTTCACCTCAGCAGAACGAGAGCTGCGCTATGAAAAGGAGAAGAACGTGGACCTGAAGAGGCACAACACCCTGCTGGACAATGAAAAACTTAAG CTTTCTGCAGAGCTGAACCAGGCGCAAACCAAGCTGGCCCAGGTGGAGCAGAGTCTTCAGACTCAGATGGCCAGTTCAGAACGTCAGCAACAAAGAATCAGAGAGCTGGAGCTGGAACTGGCACACAATTCAGCCACCCGCAGCGTCGCCAATAGTCTCCAAGAGGAGTTGCAGGCCGAGAGGGCACGGGTCATAACTGCTGACAAAAAG GTTGTGGAGCTGCAGCAACAGCTCAAGACGACGCAACACCAGCTGCGCATGGAGGAAGCTCGAGCCAGTGAGAGCATTCGCCTGGAACGGGACAGCAGAGATCTATCTGACACCTTGTCCTCCTTGAGAGCCCAACAGCAGGAGGACCACATCAAAAG GAAACTCTTAGAGCAGCGTGAAGAGGAGCTCCAGCACCAGGTACGTTCCCTGAGGTTGAAGGAGGCTTCGCTCACCAGAACCAATGCCGAACTCGGCCACCGCGCACAACAGATGGAGGCAGAACTTATTAAGGTCCGAGAGGAG ataaGAGATGACCAAGTGTGTTGTCGCAGACTGAAGGATGATCTAGCGGACAGCCAATTGGAATGTGACAGAATGCAAGGAGAGCTCAAGCAGGTTTTCCTGCAATTGAATACATACGTCAG GAAGTACAATGAAAAACAGAGCAGACACAAGACGAAACTACATCAGGCCAAGCAGGTCTATCTGCAAGCCACTGCACAGCGGGATAACACCATCCAAAAACTGGAGAATGACTTATCCCTGGCCAGCAGTCTCTCCAACAAG gaaAAGGAGAGCATCCAGAATGTGCTGGAGGAAAATGAGAAGCTTCTGGAGGAGAGGAGGAGGCTCTTGCTGAAGATAAGTGAGGCGGAGGAAGTGGGCAGCAATGGCATGAGGACGGCATCCACCGTCCAACACAG GGTCATCGTCTTAGAAGCAGAAAACGTACGACTACAGGATCAAACGTTGAGGCTGTCCAGTCAGGTCACCTCCTTAGAGCGTGCCTTGAGGAACGCCCAGTCTTTCAACAACAATGAG ACTTCCAAGAAAGTTCTTTGTGACAGCATCATGCAAACATCAAACGCAAG CCTCACGTCCGTTTCCTATGACCCCTGGGAGTTGTTGGACGCAATCTCCCGCACCAAGTTTGAGAATGTGACGGACGGCACACGAGCATCTGTCTCCACGCAGCAGCCATCAGAACAAGGCTACCTGAACCTCGTCTCCCCACTATTTCCTCCTGACAATACGCTGGGGAGTCCAAATAGCAGTGATGATGCGTGA
- the ccdc30 gene encoding uncharacterized protein ccdc30 isoform X3 — protein MDHKEVHTELDLISARLQKDGLPPGASPEERQHHLWRRLLDTEAELQLSAQELRTLRSQQANEMKEVDNYVAHIRGLLQQRECITAGYERDNEQLQQELHHIRQQQEIQSKELAEMLAQEDLGEIGLSSPSEQVAYLLVERATLLERLEAAERRLERQSLSSNVKDVPIQAHSEELCYEQNERRRLERDLEEASSRLEMAHQEIRRLNNELDVAKSNSLDPCGSELQETLQELDILKKEVDKLKQCDMMKLQRAKEQSDRLDADNRSLREMVCSLESEKKSLLEQLEARVTDQDAFLKEDVRQNNSCIELYMSGFSTKESDSTHKRCHAVIEDRLVQVRELERQLQRLRKEQEELEERNEELEALLGEAQNASKEERLRHDGELEGLHRRIKNLEAELKKQETQEKLLKNGEEVKTTESFLQMHLRDSGSERMALLEARLTEEKDWRKQLELDLSAAQAALKKDKEALQIGERELKKLRLEVNSLTTECQQGKTLIKGLNQVKGEKAVLEEKIAQMERAHRRLQSEVEHHKNSNNTQRDLHDNRIQVEQLQEQADRLTKELSSLQTQHNTLRDEMASEQRQTAELQAKLSDSIQKKLEVEGEREKLELEIQQLQQHQGPVHLANEALSSNLKSPQLDPGFGSVEKTKDKCLDQSLSIVLSQRSEEAKHLKQDLQRVQNLFTSAERELRYEKEKNVDLKRHNTLLDNEKLKLSAELNQAQTKLAQVEQSLQTQMASSERQQQRIRELELELAHNSATRSVANSLQEELQAERARVITADKKVVELQQQLKTTQHQLRMEEARASESIRLERDSRDLSDTLSSLRAQQQEDHIKRKLLEQREEELQHQVRSLRLKEASLTRTNAELGHRAQQMEAELIKVREEIRDDQVCCRRLKDDLADSQLECDRMQGELKQVFLQLNTYVRKYNEKQSRHKTKLHQAKQVYLQATAQRDNTIQKLENDLSLASSLSNKEKESIQNVLEENEKLLEERRRLLLKISEAEEVGSNGMRTASTVQHRVIVLEAENVRLQDQTLRLSSQVTSLERALRNAQSFNNNETFNALMISIEQTSKKVLCDSIMQTSNASLTSVSYDPWELLDAISRTKFENVTDGTRASVSTQQPSEQGYLNLVSPLFPPDNTLGSPNSSDDA, from the exons ATGGACCACAAAGAG GTACATACGGAGCTGGACCTGATATCTGCACGGCTCCAGAAGGATGGTTTGCCACCAGGGGCCAGTCCGGAGGAGCGCCAGCACCACCTTTGGCGGCGGCTCCTCGACACTGAAGCCGAGCTGCAGCTGTCTGCCCAGGAGCTGCGTACTTTGCGCTCCCAGCAGGCCAACGAGATGAAGGAG GTGGACAACTATGTTGCGCATATCCGTGGTCTGCTGCAGCAGCGTGAGTGCATAACTGCTGGCTATGAAAGAGACAATGAACAACTGCAACAAGAGCTCCATCATATCAGACAGCAACAAG AGATTCAGAGCAAAGAGCTGGCAGAGATGTTGGCACAGGAAGACCTTGGCGAGATAGGCTTGAGCAGCCCCAGTGAACAAGTGGCTTACCTACTGGTGGAGAGGGCAACACTCCTGGAGAGGCTCGAGGCTGCCGAGAGAAGGCTGGAAAGGCAGAGTTTGTCTAGCAACGTAAAGGATGTCCCAATACAG GCACACAGTGAGGAGCTGTGCTATGAGCAAAATGAACGCCGGCGGCTGGAGCGTGACTTGGAGGAGGCATCGAGCAGGCTGGAGATGGCTCATCAGGAAATCCGAAGGCTCAACAATGAGCTGGATGTGGCTAAAAGCAACAGCCTAGACCCCTGTG ggtctgAGCTTCAGGAGACACTCCAAGAACTAGACATTCTGAAGAAAGAAGTGGACAAACTGAAACAGTGCG atatgATGAAGCTGCAACGGGCCAAAGAGCAAAGTGACAGACTAGATGCTGACAACCGAAGTCTGAGGGAGATGGTGTGCTCTTTAGAGTCTGAGAAGAAAAGTCTTCTTGAGCAG CTGGAAGCAAGAGTCACAGACCAAGATGCTTTCCTGAAAGAGGATGTCAGGCAAAACAACAGTTGCATTGAACTGTACATGTCTGGTTTTTCAACTAAAGAATCTGATTCAACTCACAAACG CTGTCATGCAGTGATCGAGGACAGACTAGTTCAGGTGAGAGAGCTGGAGCGTCAACTCCAAAGACTACGCAAGGAGCAGGAGGAGCTGGAGGAAAGGAACGAGGAGCTGGAGGCTTTGCTTGGCGAGGCCCAGAATGCCAGCAAGGAGGAGAGGCTTCGACATGACGGAGAACTGGAGGGACTACATCGACGG ATCAAAAACCTCGAGGCAGAGCTGAAGAAGCAGGAAACTCAAGAAAAGCTGTTAAAGAATGGCGAAGAGGTCAAAACCACAGAGTCCTTCTTACAGATG CACCTACGGGACAGTGGCTCAGAAAGAATGGCTTTGCTGGAAGCTCGGCTGACAGAGGAGAAGGACTGGAGGAAACAACTAGAGCTCGACCTCAGTGCAGCTCAggctgccttaaaaaaagacaagGAG GCTTTGCAGATCGGTGAGAGAGAGCTGAAGAAGTTAAGACTTGAGGTTAACAGTCTCACGACTGAATGCCAACAAGGGAAAACTCTTATCAAGGGTCTCAACCAAGTCAAAGGGGAAAAGGCTGTTCTCGAGGAGAAG ATAGCCCAGATGGAGCGAGCTCACCGTCGACTCCAGAGTGAGGTGgaacatcacaaaaacagtaaTAATACCCAAAGGGACCTGCACGATAACAGAATACAGGTGGAGCAGCTACAGGAGCAGGCTGACCGGCTGACCAAAGAACTAAGTAGCCTTcagacacaacacaacacactcAG AGATGAGATGGCCTCTGAGCAGCGGCAGACTGCTGAGCTGCAGGCCAAGCTGAGCGACAGCATCCAGAAGAAGCTGGAGGTTGAAGGGGAAAGAGAGAAACTGGAGCTTGAGATACAACAACTGCAGCAGCATCAGGGACCTGTCCATTTGGCTAATGAAGCACTTAGCAGCAACTTGAAGTCACCCCAGTTAGACCCAGGTTTTGGTTCAGTGGAGAAGACCAAAGACAAATGCTTGGATCAG TCCCTGAGCATAGTCCTGAGTCAGAGGTCAGAGGAGGCTAAGCATTTGAAGCAAGACCTGCAAAGAGTACAGAACCTTTTCACCTCAGCAGAACGAGAGCTGCGCTATGAAAAGGAGAAGAACGTGGACCTGAAGAGGCACAACACCCTGCTGGACAATGAAAAACTTAAG CTTTCTGCAGAGCTGAACCAGGCGCAAACCAAGCTGGCCCAGGTGGAGCAGAGTCTTCAGACTCAGATGGCCAGTTCAGAACGTCAGCAACAAAGAATCAGAGAGCTGGAGCTGGAACTGGCACACAATTCAGCCACCCGCAGCGTCGCCAATAGTCTCCAAGAGGAGTTGCAGGCCGAGAGGGCACGGGTCATAACTGCTGACAAAAAG GTTGTGGAGCTGCAGCAACAGCTCAAGACGACGCAACACCAGCTGCGCATGGAGGAAGCTCGAGCCAGTGAGAGCATTCGCCTGGAACGGGACAGCAGAGATCTATCTGACACCTTGTCCTCCTTGAGAGCCCAACAGCAGGAGGACCACATCAAAAG GAAACTCTTAGAGCAGCGTGAAGAGGAGCTCCAGCACCAGGTACGTTCCCTGAGGTTGAAGGAGGCTTCGCTCACCAGAACCAATGCCGAACTCGGCCACCGCGCACAACAGATGGAGGCAGAACTTATTAAGGTCCGAGAGGAG ataaGAGATGACCAAGTGTGTTGTCGCAGACTGAAGGATGATCTAGCGGACAGCCAATTGGAATGTGACAGAATGCAAGGAGAGCTCAAGCAGGTTTTCCTGCAATTGAATACATACGTCAG GAAGTACAATGAAAAACAGAGCAGACACAAGACGAAACTACATCAGGCCAAGCAGGTCTATCTGCAAGCCACTGCACAGCGGGATAACACCATCCAAAAACTGGAGAATGACTTATCCCTGGCCAGCAGTCTCTCCAACAAG gaaAAGGAGAGCATCCAGAATGTGCTGGAGGAAAATGAGAAGCTTCTGGAGGAGAGGAGGAGGCTCTTGCTGAAGATAAGTGAGGCGGAGGAAGTGGGCAGCAATGGCATGAGGACGGCATCCACCGTCCAACACAG GGTCATCGTCTTAGAAGCAGAAAACGTACGACTACAGGATCAAACGTTGAGGCTGTCCAGTCAGGTCACCTCCTTAGAGCGTGCCTTGAGGAACGCCCAGTCTTTCAACAACAATGAG ACTTTTAATGCATTAATGATCTCAATTGAACAGACTTCCAAGAAAGTTCTTTGTGACAGCATCATGCAAACATCAAACGCAAG CCTCACGTCCGTTTCCTATGACCCCTGGGAGTTGTTGGACGCAATCTCCCGCACCAAGTTTGAGAATGTGACGGACGGCACACGAGCATCTGTCTCCACGCAGCAGCCATCAGAACAAGGCTACCTGAACCTCGTCTCCCCACTATTTCCTCCTGACAATACGCTGGGGAGTCCAAATAGCAGTGATGATGCGTGA
- the ccdc30 gene encoding uncharacterized protein ccdc30 isoform X1, with translation MDHKEVHTELDLISARLQKDGLPPGASPEERQHHLWRRLLDTEAELQLSAQELRTLRSQQANEMKEVDNYVAHIRGLLQQRECITAGYERDNEQLQQELHHIRQQQEIQSKELAEMLAQEDLGEIGLSSPSEQVAYLLVERATLLERLEAAERRLERQSLSSNVKDVPIQGSSQTPWKKLFGLRRSAQNKNNITPAHSEELCYEQNERRRLERDLEEASSRLEMAHQEIRRLNNELDVAKSNSLDPCGSELQETLQELDILKKEVDKLKQCDMMKLQRAKEQSDRLDADNRSLREMVCSLESEKKSLLEQLEARVTDQDAFLKEDVRQNNSCIELYMSGFSTKESDSTHKRCHAVIEDRLVQVRELERQLQRLRKEQEELEERNEELEALLGEAQNASKEERLRHDGELEGLHRRIKNLEAELKKQETQEKLLKNGEEVKTTESFLQMHLRDSGSERMALLEARLTEEKDWRKQLELDLSAAQAALKKDKEALQIGERELKKLRLEVNSLTTECQQGKTLIKGLNQVKGEKAVLEEKIAQMERAHRRLQSEVEHHKNSNNTQRDLHDNRIQVEQLQEQADRLTKELSSLQTQHNTLRDEMASEQRQTAELQAKLSDSIQKKLEVEGEREKLELEIQQLQQHQGPVHLANEALSSNLKSPQLDPGFGSVEKTKDKCLDQSLSIVLSQRSEEAKHLKQDLQRVQNLFTSAERELRYEKEKNVDLKRHNTLLDNEKLKLSAELNQAQTKLAQVEQSLQTQMASSERQQQRIRELELELAHNSATRSVANSLQEELQAERARVITADKKVVELQQQLKTTQHQLRMEEARASESIRLERDSRDLSDTLSSLRAQQQEDHIKRKLLEQREEELQHQVRSLRLKEASLTRTNAELGHRAQQMEAELIKVREEIRDDQVCCRRLKDDLADSQLECDRMQGELKQVFLQLNTYVRKYNEKQSRHKTKLHQAKQVYLQATAQRDNTIQKLENDLSLASSLSNKEKESIQNVLEENEKLLEERRRLLLKISEAEEVGSNGMRTASTVQHRVIVLEAENVRLQDQTLRLSSQVTSLERALRNAQSFNNNETFNALMISIEQTSKKVLCDSIMQTSNASLTSVSYDPWELLDAISRTKFENVTDGTRASVSTQQPSEQGYLNLVSPLFPPDNTLGSPNSSDDA, from the exons ATGGACCACAAAGAG GTACATACGGAGCTGGACCTGATATCTGCACGGCTCCAGAAGGATGGTTTGCCACCAGGGGCCAGTCCGGAGGAGCGCCAGCACCACCTTTGGCGGCGGCTCCTCGACACTGAAGCCGAGCTGCAGCTGTCTGCCCAGGAGCTGCGTACTTTGCGCTCCCAGCAGGCCAACGAGATGAAGGAG GTGGACAACTATGTTGCGCATATCCGTGGTCTGCTGCAGCAGCGTGAGTGCATAACTGCTGGCTATGAAAGAGACAATGAACAACTGCAACAAGAGCTCCATCATATCAGACAGCAACAAG AGATTCAGAGCAAAGAGCTGGCAGAGATGTTGGCACAGGAAGACCTTGGCGAGATAGGCTTGAGCAGCCCCAGTGAACAAGTGGCTTACCTACTGGTGGAGAGGGCAACACTCCTGGAGAGGCTCGAGGCTGCCGAGAGAAGGCTGGAAAGGCAGAGTTTGTCTAGCAACGTAAAGGATGTCCCAATACAG GGTTCATCCCAGACTCCATGGAAGAAGCTGTTTGGGTTGCGCAGGTCTGCtcagaacaaaaacaatattaccCCT GCACACAGTGAGGAGCTGTGCTATGAGCAAAATGAACGCCGGCGGCTGGAGCGTGACTTGGAGGAGGCATCGAGCAGGCTGGAGATGGCTCATCAGGAAATCCGAAGGCTCAACAATGAGCTGGATGTGGCTAAAAGCAACAGCCTAGACCCCTGTG ggtctgAGCTTCAGGAGACACTCCAAGAACTAGACATTCTGAAGAAAGAAGTGGACAAACTGAAACAGTGCG atatgATGAAGCTGCAACGGGCCAAAGAGCAAAGTGACAGACTAGATGCTGACAACCGAAGTCTGAGGGAGATGGTGTGCTCTTTAGAGTCTGAGAAGAAAAGTCTTCTTGAGCAG CTGGAAGCAAGAGTCACAGACCAAGATGCTTTCCTGAAAGAGGATGTCAGGCAAAACAACAGTTGCATTGAACTGTACATGTCTGGTTTTTCAACTAAAGAATCTGATTCAACTCACAAACG CTGTCATGCAGTGATCGAGGACAGACTAGTTCAGGTGAGAGAGCTGGAGCGTCAACTCCAAAGACTACGCAAGGAGCAGGAGGAGCTGGAGGAAAGGAACGAGGAGCTGGAGGCTTTGCTTGGCGAGGCCCAGAATGCCAGCAAGGAGGAGAGGCTTCGACATGACGGAGAACTGGAGGGACTACATCGACGG ATCAAAAACCTCGAGGCAGAGCTGAAGAAGCAGGAAACTCAAGAAAAGCTGTTAAAGAATGGCGAAGAGGTCAAAACCACAGAGTCCTTCTTACAGATG CACCTACGGGACAGTGGCTCAGAAAGAATGGCTTTGCTGGAAGCTCGGCTGACAGAGGAGAAGGACTGGAGGAAACAACTAGAGCTCGACCTCAGTGCAGCTCAggctgccttaaaaaaagacaagGAG GCTTTGCAGATCGGTGAGAGAGAGCTGAAGAAGTTAAGACTTGAGGTTAACAGTCTCACGACTGAATGCCAACAAGGGAAAACTCTTATCAAGGGTCTCAACCAAGTCAAAGGGGAAAAGGCTGTTCTCGAGGAGAAG ATAGCCCAGATGGAGCGAGCTCACCGTCGACTCCAGAGTGAGGTGgaacatcacaaaaacagtaaTAATACCCAAAGGGACCTGCACGATAACAGAATACAGGTGGAGCAGCTACAGGAGCAGGCTGACCGGCTGACCAAAGAACTAAGTAGCCTTcagacacaacacaacacactcAG AGATGAGATGGCCTCTGAGCAGCGGCAGACTGCTGAGCTGCAGGCCAAGCTGAGCGACAGCATCCAGAAGAAGCTGGAGGTTGAAGGGGAAAGAGAGAAACTGGAGCTTGAGATACAACAACTGCAGCAGCATCAGGGACCTGTCCATTTGGCTAATGAAGCACTTAGCAGCAACTTGAAGTCACCCCAGTTAGACCCAGGTTTTGGTTCAGTGGAGAAGACCAAAGACAAATGCTTGGATCAG TCCCTGAGCATAGTCCTGAGTCAGAGGTCAGAGGAGGCTAAGCATTTGAAGCAAGACCTGCAAAGAGTACAGAACCTTTTCACCTCAGCAGAACGAGAGCTGCGCTATGAAAAGGAGAAGAACGTGGACCTGAAGAGGCACAACACCCTGCTGGACAATGAAAAACTTAAG CTTTCTGCAGAGCTGAACCAGGCGCAAACCAAGCTGGCCCAGGTGGAGCAGAGTCTTCAGACTCAGATGGCCAGTTCAGAACGTCAGCAACAAAGAATCAGAGAGCTGGAGCTGGAACTGGCACACAATTCAGCCACCCGCAGCGTCGCCAATAGTCTCCAAGAGGAGTTGCAGGCCGAGAGGGCACGGGTCATAACTGCTGACAAAAAG GTTGTGGAGCTGCAGCAACAGCTCAAGACGACGCAACACCAGCTGCGCATGGAGGAAGCTCGAGCCAGTGAGAGCATTCGCCTGGAACGGGACAGCAGAGATCTATCTGACACCTTGTCCTCCTTGAGAGCCCAACAGCAGGAGGACCACATCAAAAG GAAACTCTTAGAGCAGCGTGAAGAGGAGCTCCAGCACCAGGTACGTTCCCTGAGGTTGAAGGAGGCTTCGCTCACCAGAACCAATGCCGAACTCGGCCACCGCGCACAACAGATGGAGGCAGAACTTATTAAGGTCCGAGAGGAG ataaGAGATGACCAAGTGTGTTGTCGCAGACTGAAGGATGATCTAGCGGACAGCCAATTGGAATGTGACAGAATGCAAGGAGAGCTCAAGCAGGTTTTCCTGCAATTGAATACATACGTCAG GAAGTACAATGAAAAACAGAGCAGACACAAGACGAAACTACATCAGGCCAAGCAGGTCTATCTGCAAGCCACTGCACAGCGGGATAACACCATCCAAAAACTGGAGAATGACTTATCCCTGGCCAGCAGTCTCTCCAACAAG gaaAAGGAGAGCATCCAGAATGTGCTGGAGGAAAATGAGAAGCTTCTGGAGGAGAGGAGGAGGCTCTTGCTGAAGATAAGTGAGGCGGAGGAAGTGGGCAGCAATGGCATGAGGACGGCATCCACCGTCCAACACAG GGTCATCGTCTTAGAAGCAGAAAACGTACGACTACAGGATCAAACGTTGAGGCTGTCCAGTCAGGTCACCTCCTTAGAGCGTGCCTTGAGGAACGCCCAGTCTTTCAACAACAATGAG ACTTTTAATGCATTAATGATCTCAATTGAACAGACTTCCAAGAAAGTTCTTTGTGACAGCATCATGCAAACATCAAACGCAAG CCTCACGTCCGTTTCCTATGACCCCTGGGAGTTGTTGGACGCAATCTCCCGCACCAAGTTTGAGAATGTGACGGACGGCACACGAGCATCTGTCTCCACGCAGCAGCCATCAGAACAAGGCTACCTGAACCTCGTCTCCCCACTATTTCCTCCTGACAATACGCTGGGGAGTCCAAATAGCAGTGATGATGCGTGA